The following proteins come from a genomic window of Halorussus halophilus:
- a CDS encoding DUF5797 family protein produces the protein MTLSEEAKERLADLVELQPTKNAELQERWDLESGSEVHQYLENNLKDYYYRDDNSLIRATSEAAELVDVEPGVEADEEGSVPDVIRVPELQKQVFEVVAGPDDESESVVSVLNKVRDRFDVNPEAEDVRSALQSLRRKGVVEVVYRTVPTFKLTVERDEITVEVAD, from the coding sequence ATGACTCTCTCTGAGGAAGCCAAAGAGCGGTTGGCGGATTTGGTGGAGCTACAGCCCACGAAGAACGCCGAACTACAGGAGCGATGGGACCTCGAAAGCGGGAGCGAGGTCCACCAGTACCTCGAAAACAACCTCAAGGACTACTACTACCGCGACGACAACAGCCTCATCCGCGCGACGAGCGAGGCGGCCGAGCTAGTGGACGTGGAACCGGGCGTCGAAGCCGACGAAGAGGGTTCGGTTCCCGACGTGATTCGCGTGCCGGAACTCCAGAAGCAGGTGTTCGAAGTCGTCGCCGGACCGGACGACGAGTCAGAGAGCGTCGTCTCGGTGCTGAACAAGGTGCGCGACCGATTCGACGTGAATCCCGAAGCAGAGGACGTTCGGAGCGCGCTCCAGAGTCTGCGTCGGAAAGGCGTCGTGGAAGTCGTCTACCGGACGGTACCGACGTTCAAACTGACCGTCGAGCGCGACGAGATTACCGTCGAAGTCGCGGACTGA
- a CDS encoding ferritin-like domain-containing protein: MSVGDRVSNDRQLARLLQIGAVLEEVVEVRAARHYETLSPDERDEAIEELLAEAREESADHRKRLETLIEQLDADPVPLEEIQTLVEARYSQTGPESFDGVLYDQLHGEETAYKFYDDLIEAIEASDTTFGLDREELLSTLTEIRDEEADGVEEVTAVMETRT; the protein is encoded by the coding sequence GTGAGCGTCGGCGACCGCGTCTCGAACGACCGCCAACTCGCGCGCCTTCTCCAAATCGGCGCGGTGTTAGAGGAGGTCGTCGAAGTCCGGGCGGCGCGGCATTACGAGACGCTATCGCCCGACGAGCGCGACGAGGCGATAGAGGAACTGCTCGCCGAGGCCCGCGAGGAGTCGGCCGACCACCGCAAGCGTTTGGAGACGCTCATCGAGCAGTTGGACGCCGACCCCGTCCCGCTCGAAGAAATTCAGACACTGGTGGAAGCGCGCTACTCCCAGACTGGCCCCGAAAGCTTCGACGGCGTCCTCTACGACCAACTCCACGGCGAGGAGACGGCGTACAAGTTCTACGACGACCTCATCGAAGCTATCGAGGCCAGCGACACGACGTTCGGTCTCGACCGCGAAGAGTTGCTGAGCACGCTGACCGAGATTCGAGACGAAGAGGCCGATGGCGTCGAAGAAGTGACTGCGGTGATGGAGACCCGAACATGA
- a CDS encoding metal-dependent transcriptional regulator, protein MNTADQYLKAIYLVQRIEDGPAATGTLADRLGVSPASVNEMIGKLQDRGLADHEKYKGVTLTDDGEERARDALQTYCIIERFLRNVLEVEDFPSEAKALESVIDETVAERLDTIVDREPQCPDCFDADADMCARLVESDAD, encoded by the coding sequence ATGAATACGGCAGACCAGTATCTCAAGGCAATATACCTCGTCCAGCGAATCGAGGACGGCCCTGCAGCGACCGGGACGTTGGCCGACCGACTCGGCGTGAGTCCGGCCAGCGTCAACGAGATGATAGGAAAGTTGCAGGACCGGGGTCTCGCCGACCACGAGAAGTACAAAGGCGTCACCCTGACCGACGACGGCGAAGAACGCGCCCGCGACGCGCTCCAAACCTACTGCATCATCGAACGCTTCCTCCGCAACGTCCTCGAAGTCGAAGACTTCCCGAGCGAAGCGAAGGCCTTAGAGAGCGTCATCGACGAGACGGTGGCCGAGAGACTGGACACCATCGTGGACCGCGAACCGCAGTGTCCGGACTGCTTCGACGCCGACGCGGACATGTGTGCGCGTCTCGTCGAGAGCGACGCGGATTGA
- a CDS encoding bis(5'-nucleosyl)-tetraphosphatase gives MTVNATSAGAILFRDTRGRREYLLLKSRPGDWEFPKGGVEGEEELQQTAIREVKEEAGIEDFRLLDGFRDDYDYVFEANGNTIHKTVHLFIAKSYEASAELSHEHRDHQWRDYDQAINTITQDGPREILEDAHEFLNEKKENGDL, from the coding sequence ATGACGGTCAATGCAACGAGCGCGGGTGCGATCCTCTTTCGGGACACCCGTGGTCGTCGAGAATACCTCCTCCTCAAGAGCCGACCGGGGGACTGGGAGTTCCCCAAAGGCGGGGTGGAGGGCGAGGAAGAGCTACAGCAAACAGCGATTCGTGAAGTCAAAGAAGAGGCCGGAATCGAAGATTTCCGCCTCCTCGACGGCTTCAGAGACGACTACGATTACGTCTTCGAAGCCAACGGCAACACGATTCACAAGACGGTCCACCTGTTCATCGCCAAGTCCTACGAGGCTAGTGCCGAGCTGTCCCACGAACACCGTGACCACCAGTGGCGCGACTACGACCAGGCGATAAACACCATCACGCAGGACGGCCCGCGCGAGATACTCGAAGACGCCCACGAGTTCCTGAACGAGAAGAAAGAGAACGGCGACCTCTGA
- a CDS encoding threonine synthase: METTDAFDGLRCVDCGEQFDAEEATHRCPECGGILDPTYDYDAIDLTREDLESRRFDSMWRYEELLPFTRESAVSMDEGATQLVECPKLADELGVGRVLLKDEGRNPTGTFKDRGQTAAITAAAQHGATDVALNSAGNAGQAAAAYAARAGLDSHVFLPSRAGFTNKAMVNVHGGDMKIVEGRIGDAGAAYEDAMADNDDWYSVKTFVTPYRHEGKKTMLYEIVEQNDWEVPDAVVYPTGGGVGLVGMHKAAKELRDLGLTDEIPSMYAAQAEGCAPIVEAFEEGKAVHETWETPDTICGGIEIPDPGASPLILEALRESDGGAVATSDEAILDSAVTVAQHEGLEMGATCAAAASGAWDLAQEGEFGEDDTIVLLNTGAGNKDDDVLRSHLMGKGI; this comes from the coding sequence ATGGAGACTACCGACGCGTTCGACGGCCTCCGGTGCGTGGACTGTGGCGAGCAGTTCGACGCCGAGGAAGCGACTCATCGTTGCCCGGAGTGTGGGGGCATACTGGACCCGACGTACGACTACGACGCCATCGACCTCACCCGCGAGGACCTCGAATCGCGGCGATTCGACTCGATGTGGCGTTACGAGGAGTTGTTGCCGTTCACCCGCGAGTCGGCCGTCTCGATGGACGAGGGGGCGACCCAACTGGTGGAGTGTCCGAAACTCGCCGACGAATTGGGCGTCGGCCGCGTCCTCCTCAAAGACGAGGGCCGGAACCCGACTGGGACGTTCAAGGACCGTGGCCAGACGGCCGCCATCACGGCGGCGGCCCAGCACGGCGCGACCGACGTGGCGCTCAACTCGGCGGGCAACGCGGGACAGGCCGCCGCGGCCTACGCCGCTCGCGCCGGACTCGACTCGCACGTCTTCCTCCCCTCGCGCGCAGGGTTCACGAACAAGGCGATGGTCAACGTCCACGGCGGCGACATGAAAATCGTGGAAGGTCGCATCGGCGACGCCGGGGCCGCCTACGAAGACGCGATGGCAGACAACGACGACTGGTACTCCGTGAAGACGTTCGTCACGCCGTACCGCCACGAGGGCAAGAAGACGATGCTCTACGAAATCGTCGAGCAGAACGACTGGGAGGTTCCCGACGCCGTGGTCTACCCCACGGGAGGCGGCGTCGGTCTCGTCGGCATGCACAAGGCCGCAAAAGAACTCAGGGACCTCGGTCTCACCGACGAAATTCCGTCGATGTACGCCGCCCAAGCCGAAGGCTGTGCACCAATCGTCGAGGCGTTCGAAGAAGGAAAGGCGGTCCACGAGACGTGGGAAACCCCCGACACCATCTGCGGTGGCATCGAGATTCCGGACCCCGGCGCGAGTCCCTTGATTCTCGAAGCCCTGCGCGAGAGCGACGGCGGTGCTGTCGCAACCAGCGACGAGGCTATCTTAGACAGTGCGGTCACCGTCGCCCAGCACGAGGGCTTGGAGATGGGCGCGACCTGCGCGGCGGCCGCCAGCGGCGCGTGGGACCTCGCTCAGGAGGGCGAGTTCGGCGAAGACGACACCATCGTCCTGCTCAACACTGGCGCGGGCAACAAGGACGACGACGTGCTTCGCAGTCACCTCATGGGCAAGGGGATCTAA
- a CDS encoding helix-turn-helix transcriptional regulator: MNDESNAAAAFGLVADETRLSILWALGSAPYEEYGSSLRFSELRERAEVRDSGKFNYHLQQLVGPFVRERDDGYSLNYAGELLYRTVVAGFFTDEVDLEGLESDSRCLNCDTPLTARYEDNRLRVACSDCGREYQDVPFPPSAVETWDDDELLEAFDQWGRHNILLFNRGICKWCGGPMPGEFDRVSDSHLTGERESAVYVARTCENCHGFMFTTPGESVLNHPAVVSFFYERGIDVTTRPLWELDFVADGVREVHSEDPWEVEVAVAHEGDELRFVLDEDIEVVETELREGVE; the protein is encoded by the coding sequence ATGAACGACGAATCGAACGCCGCGGCCGCGTTCGGTCTGGTAGCCGACGAGACGCGCCTCTCCATCCTCTGGGCTCTCGGGAGCGCGCCCTACGAGGAGTACGGCAGTTCGTTGCGCTTTTCGGAACTCCGCGAACGCGCCGAGGTCCGCGACAGCGGGAAGTTCAACTACCACCTCCAACAGTTGGTCGGGCCGTTCGTCCGCGAACGCGACGATGGCTATAGCTTGAACTACGCGGGCGAACTGCTGTACCGAACCGTGGTCGCTGGTTTCTTCACCGACGAGGTGGACTTGGAGGGCTTAGAGTCGGACAGTCGCTGTTTGAACTGTGACACGCCGCTCACTGCACGCTACGAAGACAACCGCCTCCGGGTCGCGTGTTCGGACTGCGGCCGCGAGTATCAAGACGTTCCGTTCCCGCCGAGTGCGGTCGAGACGTGGGACGACGATGAGTTGTTGGAGGCCTTCGACCAGTGGGGTCGCCACAACATCCTGCTGTTCAACCGCGGCATCTGCAAGTGGTGTGGCGGGCCGATGCCGGGGGAGTTCGACCGAGTCTCAGATTCCCATCTGACTGGCGAACGCGAGTCGGCGGTCTACGTCGCACGCACATGCGAGAACTGTCACGGATTCATGTTCACGACACCGGGTGAGAGCGTCTTGAACCATCCCGCAGTCGTCTCGTTCTTCTACGAGCGCGGCATCGACGTGACGACGCGACCGCTCTGGGAACTGGATTTCGTCGCTGACGGCGTCCGCGAGGTCCACTCGGAGGACCCGTGGGAGGTCGAAGTCGCCGTCGCTCACGAGGGCGACGAACTGCGATTCGTGCTGGACGAGGACATCGAAGTCGTCGAGACGGAACTGCGAGAGGGCGTCGAGTAA
- a CDS encoding enoyl-CoA hydratase/isomerase family protein produces the protein MSDWETITLEQEGGVATLTVDRPDRLNALNVDTLEAIEEALKQAENDEARAVVLTGAGDDAFVAGADISYMQDLSTPEAQAYAELGHRVADKIETFPAPVIAAINGYAFGGGCELALACDLRVASESAIIGQTEIDLGIIPGWGGTQRLPRLVGDEVARRLIFFGERIDAQDAHEHGLVGEIVAGDQLDDHVSQLAADLAAKPHYAMAAAKEALNQSHETTQQAGLRYERRLWSGMFGTHDQREGMEAFLEDREPEFE, from the coding sequence ATGTCCGACTGGGAGACCATCACGCTCGAACAGGAGGGAGGCGTCGCCACGCTCACCGTAGACCGTCCGGACCGACTGAACGCGCTGAACGTCGATACCTTGGAAGCTATCGAGGAAGCACTCAAACAGGCGGAGAACGACGAGGCACGCGCAGTTGTTCTCACAGGTGCGGGCGACGACGCCTTCGTCGCGGGCGCAGACATCAGCTACATGCAGGACCTCTCGACGCCCGAAGCCCAAGCCTATGCCGAGTTGGGCCACCGCGTCGCCGACAAAATCGAGACGTTCCCCGCGCCAGTCATCGCGGCCATCAACGGCTACGCGTTCGGCGGCGGCTGTGAACTCGCGCTCGCCTGCGACCTGCGAGTCGCCAGCGAGTCGGCCATCATCGGCCAGACCGAAATCGACCTCGGCATCATCCCCGGTTGGGGCGGCACCCAGCGACTCCCGCGACTCGTCGGCGACGAAGTCGCGCGCCGACTCATCTTCTTCGGCGAGCGCATCGACGCCCAAGACGCCCACGAACACGGTCTGGTCGGTGAAATCGTCGCGGGCGACCAACTGGACGACCACGTCTCGCAACTCGCGGCGGACCTCGCGGCCAAGCCCCACTACGCGATGGCGGCGGCGAAAGAAGCACTCAATCAGTCCCACGAGACGACTCAACAAGCGGGCCTGCGCTACGAGCGACGCCTCTGGAGCGGCATGTTCGGCACGCACGACCAGCGCGAGGGGATGGAGGCGTTCCTCGAAGACCGCGAACCGGAGTTCGAGTAG
- a CDS encoding TMEM165/GDT1 family protein produces MTTWVEVLTLAFATQLAVLPGEKVQFIIAGLSTRYKPWLVVSAAGAAFALWTAVEIWVGEALTRLLPGIYLDALTASLFLLFAVQLLRSMPEKDTPGSVETDGSGIDVSGLLPSRFQNRDLSESGEYGAFAPIFAMMAFGEFGDKTQIVTIGLAAQYGAHTAIWAGEMLAIIPVSIANAYFFHTFSHKLDMRKAHVASAALFAFFAGDFFLRLLFDFSVWETAVQAMANLGSALV; encoded by the coding sequence ATGACCACGTGGGTAGAAGTACTCACGCTGGCGTTCGCGACGCAACTCGCGGTGCTCCCCGGCGAGAAAGTTCAGTTCATCATCGCCGGGCTCTCGACGCGGTACAAGCCGTGGTTAGTCGTTAGTGCCGCCGGTGCCGCGTTCGCGCTCTGGACTGCCGTCGAAATCTGGGTCGGCGAAGCACTCACGAGACTCCTGCCGGGCATCTACCTCGACGCCCTGACCGCGTCGTTGTTCTTGCTGTTCGCGGTCCAACTGCTCCGGTCGATGCCGGAGAAAGACACCCCTGGGTCGGTCGAGACCGACGGGAGTGGCATCGACGTGTCGGGACTGCTTCCGAGTCGCTTCCAAAACCGAGACCTCTCCGAGAGCGGTGAGTACGGTGCGTTCGCCCCTATCTTCGCCATGATGGCGTTCGGCGAGTTCGGCGACAAGACCCAAATCGTCACCATCGGCCTAGCCGCCCAGTACGGTGCTCACACCGCCATCTGGGCTGGCGAGATGCTCGCCATCATCCCGGTCAGCATCGCCAACGCGTACTTCTTCCACACGTTCTCGCACAAGTTGGACATGCGGAAGGCCCACGTCGCCTCTGCGGCGCTGTTCGCCTTCTTCGCTGGCGACTTCTTCCTCCGCTTGCTGTTCGACTTTTCGGTCTGGGAGACGGCCGTGCAGGCGATGGCGAACCTCGGTAGCGCACTCGTCTGA
- a CDS encoding metal-dependent transcriptional regulator yields MFSDVMEDYLKAIYTLQKEDDGPVATSAIAEYLDVTPPTVTSMVEKLEDRGLVEREKYKGVELTEEGETVALEVLRHHRLLESYLTEHLDYSWSEVHEEADTLEHHISEEFERRVAKALGDPEVDPHGDPIPSADLTPPKEDDTTALADHEPGDSVVVARVSDRDEEELEYLADAGITPGTELEIVDVAPFGMVTVAVGGDEQSLPELVARSIRVRGTEAAPEELDA; encoded by the coding sequence ATGTTTAGCGACGTGATGGAGGACTACCTCAAAGCTATCTACACCCTCCAGAAAGAGGACGACGGTCCGGTCGCTACCTCCGCCATCGCGGAGTATCTAGACGTGACGCCACCGACCGTGACGAGCATGGTCGAAAAGCTCGAAGACCGGGGGTTGGTCGAGCGCGAGAAGTACAAGGGCGTCGAACTCACCGAGGAAGGCGAGACGGTCGCACTCGAAGTCCTGCGTCACCATCGCCTGCTCGAATCCTACCTCACGGAGCATCTGGACTACTCGTGGAGCGAGGTCCACGAGGAGGCCGACACGTTAGAACACCACATCAGCGAGGAGTTCGAACGCCGCGTCGCCAAGGCACTGGGCGACCCCGAGGTAGACCCCCACGGCGACCCGATTCCGAGCGCGGACCTCACGCCGCCGAAAGAAGACGACACGACCGCGCTCGCAGACCACGAACCGGGCGACAGCGTCGTCGTCGCGCGCGTCAGCGACCGCGACGAGGAAGAGTTAGAGTACCTCGCAGACGCTGGCATCACGCCCGGCACTGAGCTCGAAATCGTCGATGTCGCTCCGTTCGGAATGGTCACGGTGGCAGTCGGCGGTGACGAGCAGAGTCTCCCCGAACTCGTCGCGCGGTCGATTCGAGTGCGTGGAACCGAGGCCGCCCCCGAGGAACTCGATGCATGA
- a CDS encoding alanyl-tRNA editing protein, with translation MTETPYLGSPDVREFEATVERVAGDRVVLDRTFFYPEGGGQPNDTGTLAVASDDGEGDGDDEDDHEWQVVDVQKKDTIYHTLEPVDDSTVDSNPPAEGTRVVGHLDWDRRHAHMRYHTAQHLLSAILLEEYDANTTGNQLYADRARIDCGYDRFTDEEFDAIEARMNEYVAAGLPVRWYEMDRETAEAELDPERTRIHLLPDSITEIRIVEIASPDGDGILDRTACAGTHVESTDEIGTFEITGRETKGSDEERLKFRLT, from the coding sequence ATGACCGAGACGCCGTACTTGGGTTCTCCCGACGTTCGTGAGTTCGAAGCGACTGTCGAGCGAGTCGCGGGCGACCGAGTGGTGTTGGACCGAACTTTCTTCTACCCGGAGGGTGGCGGACAACCGAACGACACCGGAACGCTCGCCGTCGCAAGTGACGACGGCGAGGGAGACGGCGACGACGAAGACGACCACGAGTGGCAGGTCGTGGACGTGCAGAAGAAAGACACCATCTATCATACGCTGGAACCGGTAGACGATTCCACCGTAGATTCGAACCCGCCCGCCGAAGGCACGCGGGTCGTCGGCCACCTCGATTGGGACCGACGACACGCCCACATGCGGTATCACACTGCGCAACATCTCCTCTCGGCGATTCTGTTGGAGGAGTACGACGCCAACACGACCGGCAACCAACTGTACGCAGACCGGGCGCGCATCGACTGTGGCTACGACCGCTTCACCGACGAGGAGTTCGACGCCATCGAAGCCCGAATGAACGAGTACGTCGCGGCAGGGCTACCGGTTCGTTGGTACGAGATGGACCGCGAGACGGCCGAGGCAGAACTCGACCCCGAGCGAACGCGCATCCACCTCCTCCCGGACAGCATCACCGAAATCCGAATCGTGGAAATCGCCTCCCCCGACGGAGACGGAATACTCGACCGAACTGCCTGCGCGGGCACCCACGTCGAATCGACCGACGAAATCGGTACCTTCGAGATTACCGGCCGAGAGACGAAGGGGAGCGACGAAGAGCGACTGAAGTTCCGACTTACGTGA
- a CDS encoding HNH endonuclease, producing the protein MDCPTCEKSLTTGRGMRQHHTKVHGVPLPNRTCKGCGTDFYDPKARLEYCEDCNPNGGEHNGNWREAKETAECRICASAFEYYPSDKEGVYCPECVGSSPGLLPENPAEKDRVAVECTHCDSELQVTPSRLSGRDRGIFCGLDCYGDWLSENVVGESHHQWEGGEIDYGQQWWRVRREALERDDYTCQNCGKSKSELGRNPDVHHIVRVRDFDKPEQAHVLDNVVSLCRSCHRNVEAGNESVSQSPPKK; encoded by the coding sequence ATGGACTGCCCGACTTGCGAAAAGTCGCTCACGACGGGACGAGGAATGCGCCAACATCATACCAAGGTTCACGGCGTCCCACTTCCGAATCGGACCTGTAAGGGCTGTGGAACGGATTTCTACGACCCGAAGGCCAGACTGGAGTACTGCGAGGACTGCAATCCGAACGGGGGCGAACACAACGGAAATTGGAGAGAAGCGAAGGAAACTGCGGAGTGTCGCATCTGCGCGTCCGCGTTCGAGTATTACCCCTCCGACAAAGAGGGGGTGTACTGCCCGGAGTGTGTCGGATCTTCTCCAGGACTACTTCCGGAGAATCCTGCAGAGAAGGACCGAGTCGCTGTCGAGTGTACTCACTGTGACTCCGAGTTGCAAGTTACGCCGTCTCGACTCTCTGGCCGTGACCGCGGGATCTTCTGTGGGCTGGACTGCTACGGAGACTGGCTCTCAGAGAACGTCGTCGGTGAGTCTCACCACCAGTGGGAAGGTGGCGAAATCGACTACGGACAGCAGTGGTGGCGAGTCAGACGCGAAGCGTTAGAACGAGACGACTACACCTGCCAGAACTGCGGAAAGTCGAAGTCGGAACTCGGTCGAAATCCGGACGTCCACCACATCGTTCGAGTTCGTGACTTCGACAAGCCTGAACAAGCGCACGTATTAGACAACGTCGTCTCGCTCTGTCGGAGTTGTCACCGAAATGTCGAAGCGGGCAATGAGTCTGTCTCCCAATCTCCCCCTAAAAAGTAA
- a CDS encoding HD domain-containing protein, which translates to MGVEIKESPVTDAEFEGMKEFVYEYLSASVENEDGGGRMRWYPWHSAEYRFNHILNVVDLAETIAEAEGADEDIARVAALFHDIAKLDADQEVHAEEGARIARKYLETHGEFPESFVEEVCKAVENHSYQGNLSNLPLETRCLIEADLLDKVGANGTALMLLRMGYEARTHMDAAEMVDRVLERGKDASNRVQSETAQDIAHQRLKRVKWFREWLEGEVPEMDSEHTGSPRGQNPRP; encoded by the coding sequence GTGGGCGTTGAAATCAAGGAGTCGCCCGTCACGGACGCCGAATTCGAGGGGATGAAGGAGTTCGTCTACGAGTACCTCTCGGCTAGCGTCGAGAACGAAGACGGCGGCGGGCGGATGCGCTGGTATCCGTGGCACTCCGCAGAGTACCGATTCAATCACATTCTCAACGTCGTGGACCTCGCAGAGACGATTGCAGAGGCAGAGGGCGCAGACGAAGACATCGCGCGGGTCGCCGCGCTGTTCCACGACATCGCCAAGCTCGACGCCGACCAAGAGGTCCACGCCGAGGAGGGTGCGCGCATCGCGCGCAAGTACCTCGAAACGCACGGCGAGTTCCCCGAGTCGTTCGTCGAGGAGGTGTGCAAAGCCGTCGAGAACCACTCCTATCAGGGTAACCTCTCGAATCTTCCGCTGGAGACGCGCTGTCTCATCGAGGCCGACCTGCTCGACAAGGTCGGCGCGAACGGGACGGCACTGATGTTGCTCCGCATGGGCTACGAGGCGCGCACGCACATGGACGCCGCCGAGATGGTGGACCGCGTCCTCGAACGCGGCAAAGACGCTTCGAACCGCGTGCAGAGCGAGACCGCCCAGGACATCGCCCACCAGCGACTCAAGCGCGTCAAGTGGTTCCGCGAGTGGCTCGAAGGCGAGGTACCGGAGATGGACAGCGAACACACTGGGTCGCCGCGCGGGCAGAATCCGCGGCCCTGA
- a CDS encoding LysE family translocator: MQPLVSALAGVALGLSLAAPPGPMNAVIAEESVLRGWGAGLRAGFGAMTADACFFVLALIGVVAVVRDAPVLRGVLFGVGGLLMLYFAYGAATDASEAFTAEEEQTADDEESKGFRKAFALALTNPYQILWWLTAGVGLLEPGSVSLDALGGLSVATGSPVIVVGFFAGIALWITGFPAALVAAGKRVDAFAPVVAVLSAAVLALAGLTFLSQAVTTLG, from the coding sequence GTGCAACCGTTGGTCTCCGCGCTCGCAGGCGTCGCGCTCGGTCTCTCGCTGGCCGCACCGCCCGGCCCGATGAACGCCGTCATCGCCGAGGAGAGCGTCCTGCGCGGATGGGGCGCCGGTCTCCGGGCCGGGTTCGGCGCGATGACAGCCGACGCCTGCTTCTTCGTCCTCGCGCTGATTGGCGTCGTCGCGGTCGTCAGAGACGCTCCAGTTCTTCGTGGCGTCCTCTTCGGCGTCGGTGGCCTGTTGATGCTGTACTTCGCCTACGGTGCGGCGACGGACGCGAGCGAGGCGTTCACGGCAGAAGAGGAGCAAACAGCCGACGACGAAGAGAGCAAGGGTTTCCGAAAAGCGTTCGCGCTCGCACTGACGAACCCCTACCAGATTCTCTGGTGGCTGACCGCGGGCGTCGGCCTGCTCGAACCGGGGTCAGTCTCGCTCGACGCACTCGGCGGACTGAGCGTGGCGACCGGTAGTCCGGTCATCGTCGTCGGTTTCTTCGCAGGCATCGCGCTCTGGATAACCGGGTTTCCGGCCGCGCTCGTCGCCGCAGGCAAACGTGTGGACGCGTTCGCGCCAGTCGTCGCTGTCCTTAGCGCGGCGGTGCTGGCGCTAGCGGGACTGACATTTCTGTCGCAGGCGGTAACGACGCTCGGCTAA
- a CDS encoding DUF5787 family protein → MNEGDSEFVFELQTCRWAELHWPPEDESPTNAVLVARQLGTKRRRWDTIVLEADPEGLRQRRNFGEQRLDSDLLHVVQHAPEAWAWYQDALPYPGYPWRYVRETIHQAADRGILDVRKDGNRLQIRRKWEYPDWVDRIVAIENKPDLDASAARALGNQIEYDVAMGLADEVWVATRATGERVEPALLERLPVEAGILSVQTGAATNTNARDLSATVEWFPRSLSAEDPGTRILERPSGGKYDASAARFEYADPDWKADKRLAIAERAFEKGWRSYHDTMRPDCRHFELKRVGRALLPWCPAKGRHQTDRQCSGSCSEFAPEPPQWRTNGWPIEGGPGKGIQRLLQERRERERSE, encoded by the coding sequence GTGAACGAGGGAGACTCCGAATTCGTCTTCGAGTTGCAGACGTGCCGGTGGGCGGAACTCCACTGGCCGCCGGAAGACGAATCTCCCACGAACGCAGTTCTCGTTGCCCGGCAACTCGGGACGAAACGCCGCCGTTGGGACACCATCGTCCTCGAAGCGGACCCCGAGGGCCTTCGCCAGCGGCGCAACTTCGGCGAGCAACGCCTCGACTCGGACCTCCTGCACGTCGTCCAGCACGCACCCGAAGCGTGGGCGTGGTATCAGGACGCGCTCCCGTATCCCGGCTATCCGTGGCGGTACGTCCGCGAGACGATTCATCAGGCCGCCGACCGAGGAATTTTGGACGTGCGCAAGGACGGCAATCGACTCCAGATTCGCCGCAAGTGGGAGTACCCCGACTGGGTGGACCGAATCGTCGCTATCGAGAACAAGCCAGACCTAGACGCCAGCGCGGCGCGCGCGCTCGGCAATCAAATCGAGTACGACGTGGCGATGGGACTCGCCGACGAGGTGTGGGTCGCCACGCGTGCGACGGGCGAGCGCGTCGAACCCGCGCTCCTCGAACGACTGCCGGTCGAAGCGGGGATTCTATCCGTCCAGACAGGAGCCGCAACCAACACGAACGCCCGCGACCTCTCCGCGACGGTCGAGTGGTTCCCCCGAAGCCTCTCGGCCGAGGACCCCGGCACACGCATCCTTGAACGCCCGAGCGGCGGAAAGTACGACGCTTCGGCGGCGCGCTTCGAGTACGCCGACCCCGACTGGAAGGCCGACAAGCGCCTCGCAATCGCCGAGCGGGCTTTCGAGAAAGGGTGGCGCTCCTACCACGACACGATGCGCCCGGACTGTCGGCACTTCGAACTGAAGCGAGTCGGGCGTGCGCTTCTACCGTGGTGTCCAGCGAAAGGCAGGCACCAGACCGACCGGCAGTGTTCGGGGTCCTGTTCGGAATTCGCGCCGGAACCGCCGCAGTGGCGGACGAACGGATGGCCTATCGAGGGCGGCCCCGGAAAAGGGATTCAGCGGTTGTTGCAGGAGCGGAGAGAACGCGAGCGGTCGGAGTAA